In Flavobacterium okayamense, a single window of DNA contains:
- the fcl gene encoding GDP-L-fucose synthase, with the protein MLKTAKIFVAGSRGMVGSAIVRNLEQNGFTNIITKSSKELDLRNQQAVFEFFETEKPEYVFLAAAKVGGIHANNTYPAEFIYDNMMIQNNVIHAAYLNKVEKLFFLGSSCIYPKFAPQPLKEEYLLTGALEPTNEAYAIAKISGLKMCEFYKKQYGCNFISAMPTNLYGINDNFNLQNSHVLPALLRKFIEAKQNNASEVVVWGSGTPMREFLFVDDLAEACVFLMQNYNDAETVNIGTGEDVTIKELAETIKKTVGFEGELVFDATKPDGTPRKLLDVSKINNLGWKHKVNLQHGIEKTLDWVVENNFEMFT; encoded by the coding sequence ATGCTAAAAACAGCTAAAATATTTGTTGCTGGCTCAAGAGGAATGGTAGGTTCTGCCATTGTTCGTAACTTAGAACAAAACGGATTTACAAACATCATTACTAAAAGTTCTAAGGAACTTGATTTAAGAAACCAACAAGCCGTTTTTGAATTTTTCGAAACGGAAAAACCAGAATATGTTTTCTTAGCCGCTGCAAAAGTTGGTGGAATTCATGCAAATAATACCTATCCGGCTGAATTTATATATGACAACATGATGATTCAAAATAATGTGATTCATGCTGCCTATTTAAACAAAGTTGAAAAATTATTTTTCTTAGGAAGTTCGTGTATTTATCCAAAATTTGCTCCACAACCTTTAAAAGAAGAGTATTTACTTACAGGAGCTTTAGAACCTACTAATGAAGCGTATGCTATTGCAAAAATTTCTGGATTAAAAATGTGTGAGTTTTACAAAAAGCAATACGGTTGTAATTTTATATCGGCTATGCCAACTAACTTGTATGGTATAAACGATAATTTTAATTTACAAAACTCGCACGTATTACCCGCTTTACTTCGTAAGTTCATTGAAGCGAAACAAAACAATGCTTCAGAAGTTGTTGTTTGGGGTTCTGGAACACCTATGCGCGAATTTTTATTTGTAGATGATTTAGCAGAGGCATGTGTTTTCTTAATGCAAAACTACAATGATGCTGAAACGGTAAATATAGGTACTGGTGAAGATGTTACTATTAAAGAACTAGCAGAAACTATTAAAAAAACAGTTGGTTTTGAAGGTGAATTAGTTTTTGATGCTACAAAACCTGATGGCACGCCAAGAAAATTATTAGATGTTTCTAAGATTAATAACTTAGGGTGGAAACATAAAGTAAACTTGCAACATGGCATTGAAAAAACTTTAGATTGGGTTGTTGAAAATAATTTTGAAATGTTTACATAA
- a CDS encoding exopolysaccharide biosynthesis polyprenyl glycosylphosphotransferase, with amino-acid sequence MNSVAYFFLPNEINTLSFHLFNSLTWIILAWNLAFYEVYRFTKEFQILGKLFRQYLLFLIFNFAYLGFFYKFSEPSQMIKYISLSLVLVAFEKFSIYYLLRTVRVTFGGNYRRVVIVGAGKDIKQLVNFFNENPDYGYKLEKVFDSKVEKKNDFKDVFEYLTLNKIDEVYCSLVSISNLDLTKFVDYTDNNLKKLKLLPDNTSVLSRNLILDYYGIIPIVSLRNIQLDKTTNQIIKRTFDILFSLLIIIFILSWLTPLMAILIKLESKGPVFFKQKRNGLNYEEFYCYKFRSMRLNPIADLEQVQKNDPRVTRTGAFMRKTSIDELPQFFNVLLGDMSVVGPRPHMVSHTEMYAKSVDKFMVRHFIKPGITGLAQTSGYRGEVENEKDIINRVKYDIFYLENWSILLDIKIVVLTILNALRGEEKAY; translated from the coding sequence ATCAATAGCGTTGCGTATTTTTTTCTACCTAACGAAATAAATACATTGAGCTTTCACTTATTTAATTCTTTAACATGGATTATATTGGCGTGGAACCTTGCTTTTTATGAAGTTTATCGATTCACAAAAGAATTTCAAATTTTAGGTAAACTTTTTAGACAATATTTATTATTTTTAATTTTTAACTTCGCTTATTTAGGCTTTTTTTATAAATTTTCGGAGCCTTCTCAGATGATAAAGTATATATCTTTATCATTAGTTTTAGTTGCATTCGAAAAATTTTCTATTTATTATTTATTAAGAACGGTTAGAGTAACTTTTGGGGGAAATTATAGGAGAGTTGTAATTGTTGGAGCAGGAAAAGACATAAAACAATTAGTTAATTTTTTTAATGAAAATCCTGATTATGGATATAAATTAGAAAAGGTTTTTGATTCAAAAGTTGAAAAGAAAAATGATTTCAAAGATGTTTTTGAATATTTAACCCTTAATAAAATTGATGAGGTTTATTGTTCTTTAGTAAGTATTTCTAATCTGGATCTCACAAAATTTGTAGACTACACAGATAATAATCTAAAAAAACTAAAGCTTTTACCTGATAATACAAGCGTTCTTTCTAGAAACTTAATTTTAGATTATTATGGAATTATTCCTATAGTATCTTTGAGAAATATTCAATTAGATAAAACTACAAATCAAATAATTAAAAGAACGTTTGATATTTTATTTTCGCTATTAATAATAATTTTTATTTTGTCTTGGCTAACTCCATTAATGGCAATACTTATTAAGTTGGAATCCAAAGGGCCTGTTTTTTTTAAGCAAAAAAGAAATGGCTTAAATTACGAGGAATTTTATTGTTATAAATTTAGATCGATGCGTTTAAACCCAATTGCCGATCTTGAGCAGGTTCAAAAAAACGATCCAAGAGTAACTAGAACAGGAGCATTTATGCGCAAGACGAGTATTGATGAATTACCTCAATTTTTTAATGTTCTTCTAGGTGACATGTCTGTGGTTGGACCAAGACCACATATGGTTAGTCATACAGAAATGTATGCTAAAAGCGTAGATAAATTTATGGTTAGGCATTTTATAAAACCAGGAATCACTGGTTTAGCTCAAACAAGTGGGTATAGAGGAGAAGTTGAGAATGAAAAAGATATTATAAATAGAGTAAAATACGATATTTTTTACCTGGAAAACTGGTCAATTTTACTTGATATAAAAATAGTTGTTTTAACAATCTTAAACGCTTTAAGAGGTGAAGAAAAAGCCTACTAA
- a CDS encoding O-antigen ligase family protein, protein MFLVFNNNIKNFKESVLKTYSYAAVIFSLVFLIRALIRFFLYNNTSVFFSHGEYNLDTGIVPKELNAIHVSVFIAIAYFYFITKKEKFKHEKIVMLILLLFLVLLSSTNVLIISFILSLVYYFFYSKFANKLRLRNSILVLTIFISFLFYKKIKAFVELEFKNNTEKGIGHNVISKSDNFENKITMYEAWNNKTFSPKDFFPGTAFRVYQFRVFLELFEENSIFWKGFGFNASNIKIEQKGVEHNIYLGDANHEGYQKKNFHNQYLQIFAELGFIGFLLLMLILFFSLKTAFNAKDFIHISFTFLMISLFLTESFLWRQRGIVFFTVFFCLFTTSNTKKNLK, encoded by the coding sequence TTGTTTTTAGTATTCAATAATAATATAAAGAATTTTAAAGAATCTGTACTAAAAACATATTCATATGCGGCTGTTATTTTTTCATTAGTTTTCTTAATAAGAGCACTCATTAGATTTTTTCTGTATAATAATACTTCAGTTTTTTTCAGTCATGGAGAATATAATTTAGACACAGGAATAGTTCCAAAAGAGTTGAATGCTATTCACGTATCTGTTTTTATAGCGATTGCATATTTTTATTTTATAACCAAAAAAGAAAAGTTTAAACATGAAAAAATTGTAATGCTAATTCTATTACTTTTCTTAGTGTTATTATCCTCTACAAATGTTTTGATAATTTCATTTATATTGAGCTTAGTTTATTATTTTTTTTATTCAAAATTTGCAAACAAACTGCGTTTAAGAAACAGTATTCTTGTATTGACAATTTTTATTTCTTTTTTGTTTTATAAAAAAATTAAAGCATTTGTTGAACTAGAATTTAAAAATAATACAGAGAAGGGAATAGGGCATAATGTGATTTCAAAATCAGATAATTTTGAAAATAAAATTACAATGTATGAAGCGTGGAATAATAAAACTTTTTCACCAAAAGATTTTTTTCCTGGAACAGCTTTTAGAGTTTATCAATTTAGAGTGTTTTTAGAATTATTTGAAGAAAACTCTATTTTTTGGAAAGGATTCGGATTTAATGCATCTAACATTAAAATTGAACAGAAAGGAGTTGAACACAATATTTATCTTGGTGATGCTAATCATGAAGGTTATCAAAAGAAAAATTTCCACAATCAATATCTCCAAATTTTTGCCGAATTAGGCTTTATTGGCTTTTTACTTTTAATGCTTATTTTGTTCTTTTCTCTAAAAACTGCATTTAATGCAAAAGATTTTATTCACATTTCTTTCACATTTCTAATGATAAGTTTATTTTTGACGGAATCATTTTTATGGAGACAAAGAGGGATAGTTTTTTTTACTGTTTTCTTTTGTTTATTTACTACTTCAAATACTAAGAAAAATCTAAAATGA
- a CDS encoding glycosyltransferase family 2 protein, translating into MNKLVSIITPTFNSEKFILSTINSVLNQTYTNWELILVDDCSTDSTWELINTIKDSRIKCFKLDLNSGPGIARNFAIQKAQGNYIAFLDSDDLWKPEKLFLQLQFMKEENLPMTFSFYEQIDGEGEKLHKLITSPLEVSYEQLYYCNWIGNLTGIYSVDFYGKIPISSIKKRQDWILWLTLVKKIGRVKPVSESLAFYRVRKDSVSSSKLKLIKYNYSVYRDFHGNNMLKAILNTALFLANQILIKPHFTKKN; encoded by the coding sequence ATGAATAAATTAGTTTCCATAATAACACCAACTTTTAATTCTGAAAAGTTCATTTTAAGTACAATTAATTCCGTTTTAAATCAAACGTATACAAATTGGGAGTTGATTTTGGTGGATGATTGTTCTACAGATTCAACTTGGGAACTAATCAATACTATTAAAGATTCTAGAATAAAATGTTTTAAACTTGACTTAAATTCTGGACCCGGAATAGCTCGAAATTTTGCAATCCAAAAAGCACAAGGAAATTACATTGCCTTTCTTGATTCAGATGATTTATGGAAACCAGAAAAACTATTTTTACAATTGCAGTTTATGAAAGAAGAGAACCTTCCAATGACTTTTTCTTTTTATGAACAAATTGACGGAGAAGGTGAAAAATTACATAAACTAATTACTTCTCCATTAGAAGTTTCTTATGAACAATTGTATTACTGTAATTGGATTGGAAATTTAACTGGCATTTACTCCGTGGATTTTTATGGCAAAATTCCTATTTCAAGTATAAAAAAACGTCAGGATTGGATATTGTGGCTAACTTTAGTAAAGAAAATTGGAAGAGTAAAACCGGTTTCAGAAAGTTTAGCGTTCTATCGCGTACGAAAAGACTCTGTTTCATCGTCTAAACTAAAATTGATTAAATATAATTACTCGGTTTATAGAGATTTTCATGGTAATAATATGCTAAAAGCGATACTTAATACTGCCTTGTTTTTAGCAAATCAAATATTGATTAAGCCACATTTTACAAAAAAAAACTAA
- a CDS encoding phenylacetate--CoA ligase family protein, with translation MFKLFDLSLKINGFDIRKAQKEFEQILGVPEKDYQDYIEKKRKEIVEYHLQNNPFYREIVGSSLFEKWENLPVLTKKNLQKPLAQRLSKEYSEKKVFVNKTSGSSGDPFVFAKDKYTHALTWASNIYRFGWYGIDFNSSYQARFYGIPLDRVGYYKERFKDFLSRRYRFPIFDLSDKILESVLEHFKTKKFDYINGYTSSIVLFGKYLQARNIVLTDICPTLKVCMVTSEMLFEEDKILLEKHLGIPVVNEYGASELDLIAFQNPNDEWQVNAETLFIEILDESNQPVENGKEGKVVITSLYNKAHPFIRYEIGDVGILDEKSCWKKPILKKLVGRTSDIAILPSGKKSPGLTFYYVTKSIIEDDGNVKEFIVRQKTLDSFEIDYVSESELTQQQIDEIEKAISKYLEPGLTFSYYRKDVLKRTARGKLKQFQSDL, from the coding sequence ATGTTCAAGCTTTTCGATTTAAGTTTAAAAATTAATGGTTTTGATATTCGCAAAGCCCAAAAAGAGTTTGAACAAATTTTAGGTGTTCCCGAAAAAGACTATCAAGATTATATTGAAAAAAAACGAAAAGAAATTGTTGAATATCACTTACAAAACAACCCTTTCTATCGAGAAATCGTTGGTTCTTCGTTATTTGAAAAATGGGAAAATTTACCCGTTTTAACTAAAAAAAATCTTCAAAAACCATTAGCTCAAAGACTATCAAAAGAGTATTCTGAAAAAAAAGTTTTCGTAAATAAAACATCAGGTTCTAGTGGAGATCCTTTTGTTTTTGCAAAAGATAAATATACTCATGCTTTAACTTGGGCGTCAAACATTTATAGATTTGGTTGGTATGGTATTGATTTTAATTCGTCGTACCAAGCTCGTTTTTATGGAATTCCATTAGATAGAGTGGGTTATTATAAAGAACGATTTAAAGATTTTCTTAGTAGAAGGTATCGTTTTCCAATCTTCGATTTATCAGATAAAATTCTAGAAAGCGTTTTAGAACATTTTAAAACCAAGAAGTTTGATTATATCAATGGCTACACAAGTTCAATTGTCCTTTTCGGCAAATACCTTCAGGCTAGAAACATTGTTTTAACTGATATTTGTCCGACATTAAAAGTTTGTATGGTTACCTCTGAAATGTTATTTGAAGAAGATAAAATTTTATTGGAAAAACATTTAGGTATTCCTGTTGTGAATGAATACGGAGCATCAGAATTAGATTTAATTGCTTTTCAAAACCCAAATGATGAATGGCAAGTTAATGCCGAAACGCTGTTTATTGAGATTTTAGACGAAAGCAATCAACCTGTTGAAAATGGTAAAGAAGGAAAAGTAGTAATTACTTCACTTTATAACAAAGCACATCCATTTATTCGTTATGAAATAGGAGATGTTGGAATTTTAGACGAGAAAAGTTGTTGGAAAAAACCAATTCTTAAAAAATTAGTAGGAAGAACTAGCGATATTGCTATTTTACCAAGTGGGAAAAAATCGCCAGGATTAACCTTTTATTACGTAACTAAAAGCATAATTGAAGATGATGGTAATGTAAAGGAATTTATTGTGCGTCAGAAAACATTAGATTCTTTTGAAATAGATTATGTAAGTGAAAGTGAATTAACTCAACAACAAATTGATGAAATCGAAAAAGCTATTTCAAAATATTTAGAGCCCGGACTTACTTTTTCTTATTATAGAAAAGACGTTTTAAAAAGAACTGCTAGAGGAAAATTGAAACAATTTCAATCAGATTTATAG
- the upp gene encoding uracil phosphoribosyltransferase: MHIHYISEENSILNHFLTQLRDIHIQKDSMRFRKNIERIGEIMAYELSKTLDYKNIDVQTPLGIKKTTTIAEPVVLCSILRAGLALHQGFMNFFDDAENGFVSAYRHHYDNDDKFDILVEYQAAPSFEGKNLILIDPMLATGQSLVAVLNQLHLEQKPKEIHIAVVIAAPEGIAFLEENLPENCHLWVAALDEKLNEKKYIVPGLGDAGDLAYGSKL; encoded by the coding sequence ATGCACATACACTATATATCAGAAGAAAACAGCATTTTGAATCATTTTTTAACTCAATTAAGAGATATTCATATTCAAAAAGATAGTATGCGTTTTCGTAAAAATATAGAACGCATAGGTGAAATTATGGCTTATGAATTAAGTAAGACTTTAGATTATAAAAATATTGACGTTCAAACGCCACTAGGAATAAAAAAAACTACCACAATTGCTGAACCTGTTGTTTTGTGTTCTATACTTAGAGCTGGTTTAGCTTTACACCAAGGTTTTATGAATTTTTTTGACGATGCAGAAAACGGATTTGTTTCGGCTTATCGTCATCATTACGACAACGATGATAAATTTGATATTTTGGTTGAATACCAAGCAGCTCCATCATTTGAAGGTAAAAACTTAATTTTAATCGACCCAATGTTAGCTACTGGTCAATCGTTAGTAGCTGTTTTAAATCAATTGCATTTGGAACAAAAACCAAAAGAAATTCATATTGCAGTTGTAATTGCTGCTCCAGAAGGAATTGCTTTTCTTGAAGAAAATCTTCCAGAAAATTGTCATTTATGGGTTGCTGCTTTAGATGAAAAACTCAATGAAAAAAAATATATTGTTCCTGGTTTAGGTGATGCTGGTGATTTAGCTTACGGAAGTAAATTATAA
- the gmd gene encoding GDP-mannose 4,6-dehydratase, whose amino-acid sequence MKVALITGINGQDGSYLAELLLEKGYDVHGIIRRSSTFNTERIEHLYIEGLLLDLHKEKKIKLHYGDMTDSTNLIRLVQQIRPDEIYNLAAQSHVKVSFDMPEYTAETDAVGTLRLLEAIRICGLTETTRIYQASTSELYGKVQEIPQKETTPFYPRSPYGVAKMYAYWITKNYRESYNMYAVNGILFNHESERRGETFVTRKITLAASRIKHGIQEKLYLGNLDALRDWGYAKDYVECMWLMLQQDTPEDFVIATGVQYSVRYFCELAFREAGIEIEWKGEAENEKGYCKATGNILIEVDENYYRPAEVETLLGDPTKAKTVLGWNPSKTSIEELVKIMMKHDLEYVKLPRVC is encoded by the coding sequence ATGAAAGTAGCATTAATCACTGGAATAAATGGGCAAGATGGTTCTTATCTTGCAGAACTCTTACTAGAAAAAGGATATGATGTTCACGGAATTATTAGAAGAAGTTCTACATTTAATACAGAAAGAATTGAACATCTCTATATAGAAGGTTTATTATTAGATTTACATAAAGAGAAAAAAATAAAATTACATTATGGTGACATGACGGATTCAACGAATTTAATTCGTTTAGTTCAACAAATTCGCCCTGATGAGATTTATAACTTAGCGGCACAATCACATGTTAAAGTCTCTTTTGATATGCCAGAATACACAGCTGAAACTGATGCTGTTGGAACCTTACGTTTGTTAGAGGCTATTCGTATTTGTGGACTAACAGAAACGACAAGAATTTACCAAGCATCAACATCTGAATTATATGGTAAAGTTCAAGAAATTCCACAAAAAGAAACAACGCCATTTTATCCAAGATCTCCTTACGGAGTAGCAAAAATGTATGCCTATTGGATTACTAAAAATTACCGTGAGTCTTATAATATGTATGCCGTAAACGGAATTTTATTCAATCACGAATCAGAGCGTAGAGGTGAAACTTTCGTTACCAGAAAAATCACATTAGCCGCTTCCCGTATTAAACATGGAATCCAAGAAAAATTATACTTAGGAAATCTAGATGCGCTTCGCGATTGGGGTTATGCAAAAGATTATGTAGAATGTATGTGGTTGATGTTACAACAAGATACACCTGAAGATTTTGTAATTGCAACAGGTGTACAATATTCTGTTCGCTATTTCTGTGAATTGGCGTTTAGAGAAGCTGGTATTGAAATTGAATGGAAAGGTGAAGCTGAAAATGAAAAAGGATATTGTAAAGCTACAGGAAATATATTAATTGAAGTAGATGAAAACTACTATCGTCCTGCTGAAGTTGAAACTTTATTAGGTGACCCTACTAAAGCAAAAACTGTTCTAGGATGGAATCCAAGTAAAACTTCAATTGAAGAATTAGTAAAAATTATGATGAAGCATGATTTAGAATACGTAAAATTACCAAGAGTATGCTAA
- a CDS encoding DUF6427 family protein, giving the protein MITNIFEKTRPLNYLILAIALLVCFCLYFYSNGLLNDGWSSLGYGALYFVISVSSLALINFITLKNTLTKNNNFSVLLFFLFILFSPKIFSNGEILLSNFFLLLALRRLISLKSMKEPKEKLFDASFWIFIAALFHFWSIVYILLVFISIILHVSRDFKNWLIPFIALFSVVVLFFGVNLYFDKSLTQYLFAQSYLSFDFTYFETVYQNIALALFASISLLFFISMILTINTKALNLQSSYKKVLFSFVLGVTIYILSANKDNSCLMFCFAPLAIMGGNFIEGLQNKLLKEIVLDVIILLGVFFFVMSL; this is encoded by the coding sequence ATGATAACCAATATTTTTGAGAAAACTCGTCCATTAAATTACTTAATTCTAGCAATCGCATTATTGGTTTGCTTTTGTTTATACTTTTATTCTAATGGATTACTTAATGATGGTTGGTCTTCTTTAGGTTATGGAGCTTTGTATTTTGTAATTTCTGTAAGCTCATTAGCTCTAATTAATTTCATAACTTTAAAGAACACCTTAACCAAAAACAACAACTTTTCTGTACTGTTGTTTTTTCTGTTTATTCTTTTTTCCCCAAAGATATTTAGTAATGGAGAAATCTTGCTTTCTAATTTCTTTCTTTTATTGGCTTTACGAAGATTAATTTCATTAAAATCGATGAAAGAACCAAAAGAGAAACTTTTCGATGCTTCATTTTGGATTTTTATAGCTGCATTATTTCATTTTTGGAGTATTGTTTATATACTTTTGGTTTTTATCTCAATAATATTACACGTTTCTAGAGATTTTAAAAATTGGCTAATTCCTTTTATTGCTCTTTTTTCAGTAGTGGTATTATTTTTTGGAGTTAATCTGTATTTCGATAAAAGTTTAACTCAATATTTATTTGCACAGTCTTATTTAAGCTTCGATTTTACTTATTTTGAGACAGTTTATCAAAATATTGCATTAGCTTTATTTGCATCAATTTCATTATTGTTTTTTATAAGTATGATTTTAACAATAAACACCAAAGCACTTAACTTACAATCATCATATAAAAAAGTCCTTTTTTCATTTGTTTTAGGAGTTACAATTTATATTCTTTCTGCAAATAAGGATAATAGCTGTCTTATGTTTTGTTTTGCTCCACTGGCTATAATGGGAGGAAATTTTATAGAAGGACTTCAAAACAAATTATTAAAAGAAATTGTTTTAGATGTTATTATACTTTTAGGTGTTTTCTTTTTCGTAATGTCTTTATAA
- the purD gene encoding phosphoribosylamine--glycine ligase has translation MNILLLGSGGREHALAWKMLQSEKCSKLIVAPGNAGTSQIAKNVVINPNDFNAVKQLVLAEQIDMVVVGPEDPLVNGVYDFFKNDAELVSIPVIGPSKYGAQLEGSKEFAKEFLVKHNIPTARYESFTAETVEKGYAFLETLKAPYVLKADGLAAGKGVLILNDLAEAKAELKNMLVDAKFGSASAKVVIEEFLSGIELSCFVLTDGKSYKILPTAKDYKRIGEGDTGLNTGGMGAVSPVPFATTEFLSKIEERVVKPTVAGLQKDTIDYKGFVFIGLIKVGDDPFVIEYNVRMGDPETEVVMPRLKTDLVEIFEAMAKQELEKISIEIDERAATTIMMVSGGYPEDYEKGKVITGIETVKDSIVFHAGTSLKENKVVTNGGRVLAVTSYGANYQEAISKSYQSIEKISFEKRYFRKDIGFDL, from the coding sequence ATGAATATACTTCTTTTAGGTTCGGGAGGACGCGAACATGCTTTAGCATGGAAAATGTTACAAAGTGAAAAATGCTCAAAATTAATTGTAGCACCCGGAAATGCAGGAACATCCCAAATTGCAAAAAACGTAGTTATTAATCCTAATGATTTTAATGCTGTGAAACAATTAGTTTTAGCAGAACAAATCGATATGGTTGTGGTTGGTCCTGAAGATCCTTTAGTAAATGGGGTTTATGATTTTTTTAAAAATGATGCCGAATTAGTTTCAATTCCGGTAATTGGACCTTCAAAATACGGAGCACAATTAGAAGGAAGTAAAGAATTTGCGAAAGAATTTTTGGTAAAGCACAACATTCCAACCGCTCGTTATGAAAGTTTTACAGCCGAAACAGTTGAAAAAGGATATGCTTTTTTGGAAACTCTAAAAGCTCCTTATGTATTAAAAGCAGATGGTTTAGCAGCAGGAAAAGGCGTTTTAATTTTAAATGATTTAGCAGAAGCAAAAGCAGAATTAAAAAACATGTTAGTTGATGCTAAGTTTGGTTCAGCAAGTGCTAAAGTTGTTATTGAAGAATTCTTAAGCGGAATTGAATTAAGCTGTTTCGTTTTAACAGATGGTAAATCATATAAAATTTTACCAACAGCTAAAGATTACAAAAGAATTGGAGAAGGTGATACAGGTTTAAACACAGGGGGAATGGGAGCTGTTTCTCCAGTTCCGTTTGCAACAACTGAATTCCTATCTAAAATTGAAGAAAGAGTTGTAAAACCTACGGTTGCTGGTTTACAAAAAGATACTATTGATTATAAAGGATTTGTGTTCATTGGTTTAATTAAAGTGGGAGATGATCCATTTGTAATTGAGTATAATGTTCGTATGGGCGACCCAGAAACTGAAGTTGTAATGCCAAGGTTAAAAACGGACTTAGTCGAAATTTTTGAAGCCATGGCAAAACAAGAATTAGAGAAAATTTCAATAGAAATTGATGAAAGAGCTGCTACCACAATTATGATGGTGTCTGGCGGGTATCCTGAAGATTATGAAAAAGGAAAAGTAATTACTGGAATTGAAACTGTAAAAGATTCAATTGTTTTTCATGCAGGGACAAGTTTAAAAGAAAATAAAGTAGTAACAAATGGCGGGCGTGTTTTAGCTGTTACGTCATATGGTGCTAATTATCAAGAAGCGATTTCAAAATCGTACCAAAGTATAGAAAAAATTAGTTTCGAGAAAAGGTACTTTAGAAAAGATATTGGTTTTGATTTATAA
- a CDS encoding UDP-glucuronic acid decarboxylase family protein, producing the protein MKRILITGAAGFLGSHLCDRFIAEGYYVIGMDNLITGDLKNIEHLFKDKNFEFYHHDVTKFVHVPGKLDYILHFASPASPIDYLKIPIQTLKVGAMGTHNLLGLARVKKARILIASTSEVYGDPLIHPQTEEYYGNVNTIGPRGVYDEAKRYQEAITMAYHTFHGLETRILRIFNTYGPRMRLNDGRVIPAFIGQALRGEDLTVFGDGSQTRSFCYVDDQVEGIWRLLHSDYHFPVNIGNPDEITIKDFAEEIIKLTGTDQKIIYKPLPKDDPMQRQPNIDKAKEILGWEPKVGRAEGMRLTYEYFKSLSPEELAKEEHKDFTKFIN; encoded by the coding sequence ATGAAAAGAATATTAATAACAGGTGCTGCTGGATTTTTAGGGTCTCATTTATGTGACCGTTTTATCGCTGAAGGATACTATGTAATAGGAATGGATAATCTTATTACTGGGGATTTAAAAAATATTGAACACTTATTTAAAGATAAAAATTTTGAATTTTATCATCATGATGTAACAAAGTTTGTGCATGTGCCTGGTAAATTAGATTATATCTTACACTTTGCTTCACCAGCTAGCCCAATAGATTATTTAAAAATCCCTATTCAAACTTTAAAAGTAGGAGCGATGGGAACTCATAATTTATTAGGATTGGCTAGAGTTAAAAAAGCGCGAATTTTAATTGCATCGACATCTGAAGTTTATGGCGATCCTTTAATTCATCCTCAAACAGAAGAATATTATGGTAATGTGAACACAATTGGACCGAGGGGCGTTTATGACGAGGCAAAACGTTATCAAGAAGCCATCACAATGGCTTACCATACTTTTCATGGTTTAGAAACAAGAATTTTAAGAATATTTAACACCTATGGACCAAGAATGCGACTTAATGATGGTCGTGTAATTCCTGCATTTATTGGTCAAGCTTTAAGAGGTGAAGATTTAACAGTTTTTGGTGATGGAAGCCAAACACGTTCGTTTTGTTATGTTGACGATCAAGTAGAAGGAATATGGAGACTTTTGCATTCAGATTATCATTTTCCAGTTAATATTGGAAATCCTGATGAGATAACTATAAAAGATTTTGCTGAAGAAATAATTAAATTAACGGGTACAGATCAGAAAATCATATATAAACCTTTACCTAAAGATGACCCAATGCAACGTCAACCTAATATCGACAAAGCAAAAGAAATTTTGGGATGGGAACCAAAAGTAGGAAGGGCTGAAGGTATGCGATTAACTTATGAATATTTTAAATCGTTATCTCCTGAAGAATTGGCTAAGGAAGAACATAAAGATTTTACTAAATTCATAAATTAG
- a CDS encoding DUF6341 family protein, whose amino-acid sequence MKSFFEAIQSLFVDILFLPFDALRELELTNWWAANTINWILIIVCCVAMLYWLKQLNIFKNNNEDDDNTTAHSFLK is encoded by the coding sequence ATGAAATCATTTTTTGAAGCAATACAATCACTTTTTGTTGATATATTATTTTTACCATTTGATGCTTTAAGAGAGTTAGAATTAACAAATTGGTGGGCAGCAAACACAATTAATTGGATTTTAATTATCGTTTGTTGTGTTGCTATGTTATACTGGTTAAAGCAATTAAACATCTTTAAAAACAACAATGAAGATGATGACAACACTACCGCTCATTCATTTTTAAAATAG